A window of Planctomycetota bacterium genomic DNA:
AACTCGACGGTGATGGTCATCGAGTCGGCCGACCGGTTCGGGCTCTCGCAGTTGCACCAGTTGCGGGGACGTGTGGGTCGTGGAGAGCACGCGAGCTTTTGCGTGTTGGTCAGCGACGCGACGACGCCGGACAGCCAGGAGCGGATCGCCGCGATGTGCCGGACTAACGACGGGTTCGAGATCGCCGAGACCGACCTGAAACTCCGCGGCCCCGGCGACTTCTTCGGCACCCGCCAGCACGGCCTGCCACCGATGAAGATCGCCGACGTGACCAAGGAGTTGGAGCTGCTCAAGGTCGCGCGGGACGACGCGGCCGCCCTGCTCGAAGATGATCCAAACCTTGAGAAGCCCGACCACGCCGCCCTGCGTAACGCTCTGCTGCGAACTTACGGCGAAACGCTCGATCTCGCGCAGGTCGGCTAAACCGCGTTGCGGAGCAACGCAGCTAGGCGCAATGCGAAAGTGCCGCGCCTAGCTGCGTTGCTTCGCAACGCGGTTCGGAATGCGACACTGTTTTGGAACGTCCGTCGATCGCGTGGGTGTTGTACGATGTGAGCGTGAAACCCACGACGTTCGAGCAGCGGGTCGAGGTGCCGATCACGGGGCTGGTCTGTGCGGACAAGCACGATCTGGACGTGAGTTTTTCCCTGCGCGTGCGGCTCAACGACACGGCGGCGGACCGGGCGGCGTTTTCGGAGCGCTTCGGCGATGAGCCCGACGTGGGGCGGTTTCTCATCGACACGCTGCGGCCGACGGCGGACCTGCTGACCGACGTGCTCGACGCGGCGGACATCACCGCGGACACCAGCGTGCTCGAGGAAAAGCTCACCGCCGAAGCCCGGCGTGCTTTGTTCGCACATGGCTTGGCCGTGCTTGCTCCAATCGAATGCACCGCGACGAGCAACACGCTGCGCCGTGCCCGGCTCGAAGCGATCGCTGAAGAGGAAGCGTCGCGACGGTCCGAGGCCCAGGCCGAGCAGCTCCGCCGCGCCGCCGCCCTGCTTGAGGACTTCCGCAGAACCGGCGCCCCGGTCGGCGACCTGCTGGCCAACGTCGATGCCGCCGAACGCGGCGGGATGGTGCAGAACCTGCTGCGTGCCTCGGCGGCGGAGACCACCGACTGGACCCTGCACATCGTCAGCGGAGAAACCACCGCCCGGGTGGAACGCACCAGAATGCAACTGGAGCAGGTCGCCCCAATGAGCAGCGCCCTTGGCCCCTTGCGGAGCATCACTGTCGTCGGGGCGGGCCGATACATCGGTGCCCAACGTGGCGTGTGGGTGGATCACGGACACGGGCCGGCTGCGTTGGAGTGGACCGAGTCGGGCGGATTGGGCTTCAATGCAGCAGCGGTGCAATCGGAGCCGGGAGGTCAATGGGCGAAGATTGTCGCCACGCACGGCGAGTTCGGCGTGATCCAATGGCAACTGGGCGAAGCTACCCGGCAGATCGCCGCCCCGCCCGCACGGTGCCCACACTTCCTGCCCGACGGACGCTTGCTGTTCAGTTCAGGCCCTGAAGTGATCGTGGATCAATCCG
This region includes:
- a CDS encoding DNA helicase RecG; this translates as NSTVMVIESADRFGLSQLHQLRGRVGRGEHASFCVLVSDATTPDSQERIAAMCRTNDGFEIAETDLKLRGPGDFFGTRQHGLPPMKIADVTKELELLKVARDDAAALLEDDPNLEKPDHAALRNALLRTYGETLDLAQVG